The genomic segment CACATGACCTGCCGGTGATCACGACCCTGGGCGATCGTCCGGAGCCGGAATTCATCGACGGGGAAAACGTGCTTCTGGTCCGGCCGAAAGATGCCGATGCGCTCGCCGAGGGCATGTTGCGTACCCTGAAAGATGCAGGCCTTGCCGCGCGTCTGCGCGCTGGCTCTGTTGACCTGACGAAGAAATATTTCAGCTGGGATGCGACGCTCGACGCCACGATGAAAGTGTTCGGAGACGCGCTGGAAACAGCGGCCGTGCGGGCACCGGCATGACCCGTCCGACACAGGCCCTCTTTCTGGTGGGCGGCAGGGGGACGCGGCTGGGTGCCCTGTCTGCCAATACACCGAAGCCGATGCAGGAGATCGCACCGGGGGTCCGTTTCCTGGACCTGCTTCTGGAGAATGCCGCGCGGATGGGGTTCACCGATCTTGTCCTGTTAGCAGGCCATCTTGGCGATCAGGTCGAGGCGGCGTATCAGGGCCGGCGGGTCGGTGAGGCGACAATCCGCGTTGTGCGGGAGAGCCAGCCCATGGGCACCGGCGGCGCGCTTGCGCAGGCCGCAGATGCGCTGGATGAGCGTTTCGTGCTGCTGAACGGCGATTCCTTTTTCGACATCAATCTGCGTGTCCTGACAGCGGCGCCCCTGCCGGAAGGCGGCGGCCGGTTGGCGTTGCGCATGGTGGACGATACGGCGCGCTACGGCTCTGTGCAGCTGTGCGACACGAAGATCTCCGCTTTCATCGAGAAGAACCCCGACCTCACCGGGCCAGGGCTGATCAATGGCGGGATCTACTATCTCGACCGGGCCATGGTCGGCCGGATTGAGGCGCCGTCCTCGATCGAGAGCGATGTGTTTCCCGAACTGGTCCGGGAAGGGCGCCTGGAAGGGGTGCCATTCGATGGCTATTTCCTGGACATCGGGCTGCCGGAAACCCTGGCACAGGCTCAGCGTGAAACGGCGGCCCTGCGCGTGCGGCCCGCTGCATTCCTCGACCGTGATGGCGTGCTCAACGAGGATCATGGATACACCCACCGCGTGGACGATCTCGTGTGGATGCCGGGTGCCCGCGAAGCGATCCGTTTACTGAACGATCGTGGCTACCGGGTGATTGTCGTGACCAATCAGGCTGGCGTGGCCCGCGGCTTCTATGATGAGGATGCCATCGGGATTTTCCATGCCGGCATGCAGACCCAGCTCGCAGAGGCGGGCGCGTTTGTGGATGCCTTTTATCATTGCCCATACCATGCGGACGGCAAAGTGCCGTCCTATACGGTGGAGGATCATCCTGACCGCAAGCCGAACCCCGGCATGATCCTGCGCGCGCTGAAGGACTGGCATGTGGACAAGGACAAGAGCTTCCTGATCGGTGACAAGCCATCGGACATGGAAGCCGCCCGCCGGGTAGGCTTGCCCGGTCATCTTTATGCCGGTGGAAATCTGCAGGCGCTTGTGTCGGATATAATCGGTCCGGAATGACCGGAGAGGGGTGAGCATGTCTGCGGCCATACCGTTTGACGAAATCCGTCGCTGGACCTTCGATGTCGCCCTGCCATTCTGGGGCGATGCGGGATACGACCTGCAGAGCAGGCGCTTTGTCGAGAAGCTGGATTATTCCGGGAAGCCCATCGATACGGGGTATCACCGGACCCGCGTTATCGGCCGTCAGACTTATGTGTTTTCCCACGCAGCGATCCTCGGCTGGGACCGGGGCATGTCCCTGTCGGCCGAAGGGGCGCGGCAGCTGGATGAGCTCTATCTGGGGCCGGACAAGGGTTGGCCCCGCACGACGGGCCCGAATGGCGGGATACTGGATGGCACGCCCGATCTCTACGATCTTGCCTTCGTTCTGTTCGGCTATGCGTGGCGGCACAAGGCGGCAAGGGATGAGGCCTCACGGGACGGCATGCATCGCGCGATGGATTTTATCGAAGCGCACCTTCGTGCAGATGTCGGCTATTGGCACGAATTGCCACCGGAAGGCTGGCGCCTGCAAAACCCTCACATGCATCTGCTGGAAGCATCTCTTGTTGCCTATGAGGCGACAGGGGAGACTCGCTTTCTTGCGACCGCGCGGGAGCTGGTGACGCTGTTCCGGGAAAAGCTGTTCGATGGCACCACGCTTGCCGAGTATTTCGACACGGACTGGAATCGGGCCGAAGGGCAGGAAGGCCGGCTGGTTGAGCCGGGCCATATGCTCGAATGGGCCTGGATCCTCGTTCAGTATGGAAAAGTCAGCGGAGAGGACACAGTTGCTGTGGCGGAGGGGCTGGTCCGGTTCGCGGAAGCCCATGGCGTTGACCCCAAGACAGCCCGCACCCTGCAGGTGGTTCTGGATGATGGCACGCCTGTCGATGCCGGGGCGCGCACCTGGCCGAACACAGAGCGGATCAAGGCGCATCTCGCCCTGTTCGAGGCAACGGGCCGGGATCCGCGTTCCGCGGTGGCCGCCAGTGCGCGCCTGTTGCTGGATGAGTATCTGAGCACACCGATACCGGCCGTGTGGCTGGAACGGTTTACAGCGGATGGCCAGCCGGATGCCGATGATGTGCCGGC from the uncultured Hyphomonas sp. genome contains:
- a CDS encoding HAD-IIIA family hydrolase, with the protein product MTRPTQALFLVGGRGTRLGALSANTPKPMQEIAPGVRFLDLLLENAARMGFTDLVLLAGHLGDQVEAAYQGRRVGEATIRVVRESQPMGTGGALAQAADALDERFVLLNGDSFFDINLRVLTAAPLPEGGGRLALRMVDDTARYGSVQLCDTKISAFIEKNPDLTGPGLINGGIYYLDRAMVGRIEAPSSIESDVFPELVREGRLEGVPFDGYFLDIGLPETLAQAQRETAALRVRPAAFLDRDGVLNEDHGYTHRVDDLVWMPGAREAIRLLNDRGYRVIVVTNQAGVARGFYDEDAIGIFHAGMQTQLAEAGAFVDAFYHCPYHADGKVPSYTVEDHPDRKPNPGMILRALKDWHVDKDKSFLIGDKPSDMEAARRVGLPGHLYAGGNLQALVSDIIGPE
- a CDS encoding AGE family epimerase/isomerase, with the translated sequence MSAAIPFDEIRRWTFDVALPFWGDAGYDLQSRRFVEKLDYSGKPIDTGYHRTRVIGRQTYVFSHAAILGWDRGMSLSAEGARQLDELYLGPDKGWPRTTGPNGGILDGTPDLYDLAFVLFGYAWRHKAARDEASRDGMHRAMDFIEAHLRADVGYWHELPPEGWRLQNPHMHLLEASLVAYEATGETRFLATARELVTLFREKLFDGTTLAEYFDTDWNRAEGQEGRLVEPGHMLEWAWILVQYGKVSGEDTVAVAEGLVRFAEAHGVDPKTARTLQVVLDDGTPVDAGARTWPNTERIKAHLALFEATGRDPRSAVAASARLLLDEYLSTPIPAVWLERFTADGQPDADDVPASTLYHIFLAFTEVLRLQDRIESLGG